agatggtagatgccaaatatttcaatatgcattataaaataataatgataatagcacagataacagatatttaggctagaacaaattttattgaaaatcctgtgtaaacttttgaattgatataagTTGACCCACTACTGCAATCTACTcgactgattgcggcagtacatacgaaCGCAGCTCAtaaacaaccgtcgaacgcagccaatgtatTTGATagccgcattcgggctgcgttttcaataacaatgatccttgcgccatctcaaatcgattgccaaacgcggtcccaatttgaaacacatttaaattaacggttgcggatgtttacacacgtctcagatgccagcctcaatatctgttatctgtgataatagtaatttgtgtaactagttgcaaaaagatgatttaatcagcatggttgtacgtttatccgaCGAGGCTTGCTGAatgagataaatactacgagtgctgataaaatcgagtttgcaattagttgcacacactattttttgcaatggcgtaaaatgagcttcaatatggcgtaaaatatgacaaatcgatatcaaaatgatctagttggatttgcttcacatgatcgttcttgcaaaaaatcatgatggtcacaaaacaactaatttccatgttatcgagaaacattgcacagctcgacaaacgatgacacgaaaactgaacctacctatgggtagttttgaaaccatattcatctatttgagcactcacccagactaactgaacaatttgtagtcagtcatgttactgctggtccatcgttgggtttccattataacactcaaataagtattaaaatcaattttatgcaactcatatgaatgctatattggttattaaagcgctcatttggttggtatggaaaagtaggcgtttttttacttaaacatgatccaggtattatgatccgaaatttcaaaaagtctttttccaagctgcagtaaatcgtgaataacttttaaacggatagagatagaaggttgctatttttagcaaaatattcgttataaaattccccatctttctatgtatatctagtttcgaaagtATAATTAttgatacccgttttggatgcattaataaaaaaatattaagaaaaattcatcatttttgggcatttaaagcatcagtgaaaaatatatagacctaaaacatgcggtatcaaagttttaccataaagtatacaCCCttagttaaatgtaaaaaatataaaatggatgggtttcatcgaatttctttccgatataccggtattttcgatgttacctataaaaaatgcacttttttcataaaacgcgtcggggccacccctaaacgtcatttcccagagttatcgtagaacaatttctcttttgttttaccctaagctttcatttgaaggttgagcccccaaaatcccagactttgtccaattttgggacaccctacccggcagcctcctttcaagaggcccggcagcctcctttcaagaggcccggaagcctcctttcaagaggcccggaagcctcctttcaagaggcccggaagcctcctttcaagaggcccggaagccgccCACCAAGAGCTCCGCACGCCCCCTTCccggaggcccggaagcctcctttcaagaggcccggaagcctcctttcaagagtcccggaggcttcctttcaagaggcccggaggcctcctttcaagaggcctcctttcaagaggcccggaggcctcttttcaagaggcccggaagcctcctttcaagaggtccggaagccttctttcaagaggtcaacaagcctcctttcaagaggcccggaagcctcctttcaagaggcccggaagcctcctttcaagaggcccggaagcctcctttcaagaggcccggaagcctcctttcaagatgcccggaagcctcctttcaagaggcccggaagcctcctttcaagaggcccggaagcctcctttcaagaggcccgaaagcctccttctttcaagaggcccgaaagcctccttctttcaagaggcccaaagcctccttctttcaagaggctcggtagcctcttttcgagaggctcggaagcttcctttcaagaggcccagaagcctcctttcaagaggctcggtagcatcctttcaaaaggcctggaagactcttttcaagaggcccgaaagcctccttctttcaagaggcccagaagcctccttctttcaagaggcccggaagcctcctttcaagaggcccggcagcctcctttcaagaggcccggcagcctcctttcaagaggcccggaagcctcctttcaagaggcccggaagcctcctttcaagaggaccggaagcctcctttcaagaggcccggaagcctcctttcaagaggcccggaagcctcctttcaagaggcctggaagccttctttcaagaggcccggaagccttctttcaagaggcctggaagcctcctttcaagaggcccggaagcctcctttcaagaggcccggaagcctcttttcaagaggcccggaagcctcctttcaagaggtccggaagccttctttcaagaggtcaacaagcctcctttcaagaggcccggaagcctcattcaagaggtctggaagcctccattcaagaggtctggaagcctcctttcaaaagcctcggaagcctcatttcaagaggcccggaagcctcctttcaagaggcccggaagcctcctttcaagaggcccggaagcctcctttcaagaggcccggaagcctcctttcaagaggcccggaagcctcctttcaagaggcccggaagcctcctttcaagaggcccggaagcctcctttcaagaggcccggaagcctcctttcaagaggcccggaagcctcctttcaagaggcccggaagcctcctttcaagaggcccggaagcctcctttcaagaggcccggaagcctcgtttcaagaggcccggaagcctcctttcaagaggcccggaagcctcctttcaagaggcccggaagcctcctttcaagaggcccggaagcctcctttcaagaggcccggaagcctcctttcaagaggcccggaagcctcctttcaagaggccggaagcctcctttcaagaggcccggaagcctcctttcaagaggctcggaagcctcctttcaagaggcccggaagcctcctttcaagaggcccggaagcctcctttcaagaggctcggaagcctcctttcaagaggctcggaagcctgctttcaagaggcccggaagcctcctttcaagatgcccggaagcctcctttcacaaggcccggaagcctcctttcacaaggctcggaagcctcctttcaagaggcccagaaactTCCTTTCAAAACCGGCCCGAAATCCGTttttaagaggcccgaaagattcctaagcatcctttcaagacgcctggaaacctccttcctagagcctcggaagcctcctttcaagaagcccggaatcctcctttgaagaggcgcggaacctcctttgaagaggcctggaaaccttctttctagaggctcggaagccatctttcaagaggcccgaaagcctcctttcaagaagcccggaagccttctttcaaggggccaggaagcctcctttcaaagtgCCCGgaggccttcttccaagaggcccggaagccttctttcaagaggcccggataccacctttcaagaggcccgagaaTAAGTTAGGCCCTTTTCTAAAGATAGtccaaataaattttaggcTAAAAAACTATGTATGCAAAGTGGTTTTTGTGACAAAGTCTACATGTCCTaaatatttaattgaaatcTGAGAGGGTGCTGCCAGCTCCGAATACGATTTGGCGCGAAATGCGACGATTAGCGCaaatgattgatttttttttatttgggtgttttaattctagattaaccAGACACCAGAATATAATGATATAAGATGATGAGGTCGTGGAAAGATTTATGTATATTTTCTTTTAGTTCTATGATTCGAAACAAAGATAATGTTAATTCAGGAAAGTTTATTATTCCAGAAACCTATATATAATGTATGCGCTCATAAAATTTCACTTCCGGGTTACGCATAGCTTCTAcactatttatatttttttcttcgacGTTTATTATTCGGCCGCATTACAATCGAATTACTCGGTTATTAATACATTATTATTACCTCAAGTTTTTCAGAATTCGAGCCATTTGGTTGAAATGCGACTGGTTAATAATGAATGGGAGGTCCTACTAAAGTAAATCATCTTTCAAtcttagaggtgagccagccaatggctgaaacctctttaataaagacgataataataatcTTTCTATCTGTATGTGCATTAGTATTCGCCTTCATTCCGAAACGATATTTCACTGAATACGCTAACAGTTATTAACAACATATGAGTAGAACGAAGATATTTTTACTTAAGATAAGTTCTTTCCAAATAAGGCCATACTTACAGTCGAATCAAATCAGAACTTCAATATGTACGTACCATACGAGCCCGGTGCAGACGATGGAACGACATTATAAACAGCGACCGTCGCTGGTGAGGTACCAACGGCAGCTGTATTGATGATAGTGGGCATTTGCTGTTGGACTGGCTGCAGAACAGCAGTGACTGGCGGTGGCACAGCTGGACTGACTACGCGAATCGTTACCGGAACGTTTGGAATTGTAATCGGTTTTTCATTACTATCTTCGTCACTGCTTTGCACATCAATCATATCGGGATGGGCGCTTGCCATGTGGAGCACGAGCGAGCTGCTCTTCCCAAAACGTTGTTCGCATATTTCGCATTTGATCCTTTCATCCCGTGTGAATGGTTTACCGGTATGTGTGGTTTCGTGTTCCAACATCGTTCGTTTCAAGATGAACGATTTTTCACAGTAGGAGCACTTATGGGGCTTTTCACCTGGGGACAAAGGTACAGATTTAATTAGTAGTAAACATGGACTTTCTTGAATAACAATACAAATAACCGCTCACCTGTATGAGTCATTTCATGTctcctgaagtttgtatgattAGCAAAAGCGTGATCACAAAAGCGACATTTGTATGGTCGCTCTCCGGTGTGTGTACGCATGTGATAGCGCAGATGCAGTTTAGCCTTAAACATCTTCAAGCAAACCTACAGGATAGGAATAAGTCAGGATCTATTATAAGTTAAATAAGTTACGCGAAAGGTTCAACTCGCTTACCTCACACTTGTACTGTGGAACCTCTACATGATTGGACATGTGAATCTTTAATCCTGACTTCTGGCGGAATGTCATTCCGCAGACGGTACACTGTGGGGAATATTTCATTTATTAGTTATATTGTACTAAATATTTATGATATGAATTTTGCAATAGACAATTTAAAATATAAACTTTTTTACTATAGATTTTCTTGATTCGAAAGTTCATATATTTTATTAATAtgatttaatttaataaaaatttacattaaatcccaaaattaaacactacttaaccaaactatttttatttttatacactataataccgtttttatagcattaagaaaataaaataaaacatgtatattgtatatgtactagtctacgtcggttgacgaaataaataaataaataaataaaataaataatatgatATAGACAAATCCAGTTTCATCTACTCACCTGATGGGGTTTCTCATCCGTGTGAATTGTGTTCACATGTTTAATCATGGTACTCTCCCTGGTGAATGTTTTGTCGCAGATTTTACACATGAACACGCTACCACCGCCGTGCTCTTTTGCGTCATGCATATTCAGACCGTCCGGGGTGGTGAACTTTAGCCCACACAAAGCGCACTGATAGTTGAGGCGCTTGTATTTACGCCTTTGATGGTTGATAATCTTTCGCTTGTCGGCAAATCGTCGGAAGCAGACCTGACACTGTTCCGGTAGGTCCGGGTTTTCCAGATCTGCCTCCTGCTTGTCAATCCAGTGAGCCCCTTGCGAATGCTCAATCAAATCTTGCTCGTTCGTAAACGATTCGCCACACTTTGTGGCACAACATACCCAGCCGAATTCTTGTTTCGTCGTTTCCTTAACTCGCGCAATCAATGCAACCGGTTCATCTTCCGGGTGGATTCTGAGGTGTTCCCGCCGCTTACCAGCAACTTTGAAACGGAGTTTGCATTTGTTGCATTCCCAAACAGTTTTTAAGAGTTGGACACGGTCCTTATGGAAGTTAACGCTTCGTTGGGAGTCGTATTTCCGTTGGCAGCCGTcgcaaactatttttttcttgCAGGGTCGCGAAGGGTTTCCTTCCCTTTTGGCGTGCAACGTTTGACGATGAACATCCAGCTCCTGAAAAGTATTGAAAATGTGTAGACAACCACAGCAGATGTGACTGCCCGAAGAAACTTCTATAACCGTGAACAACAACTTTTCTTCTTCGTTAAGTGTCTGACTCTCCTCGTTTTGAATGGGTTGCTTCTTTGGTAATGGTTTTGCAATCCTTTTACGTGGTTTCGGCTTTGATTTCAATCCAAGTTTCTCCCGTTTCACCGTTCGTTTAGTCTCTTCATCAGTTCCTTTCCAATCACTGTCGGTATCATTatccaattcaatttcaaaatcgatCTCAGGAACGGGATCATTGCCAGTTTCATTGACCAGCTGCTCCAGTGGCTCTGCTTTTATTTTAGGAGATTTCTCTACAGGTGATTCGGTTTCCATACGGGAATCTACTGGGACTATTTCTTCCTTGAAAAGCTTTCGTAATTTACTGTCGGAATTGCGAGTAGTTTTGATGAAAGCGACAAGCAGTTTTATAGTTTCGAAGCACTCTGCGCAAATCACTGTCGGTAAAGTGTCGTTTTCATCAATCTGATGTAATAGAAGAGAATGAACGGATTTTAAATAGTGTGTACGAAGTGTACCCCTAGAGGGGCTCAACCAATACCAAGTGTACCAAGACCGCCTTGGAAAATATTATGCCAAGTTGAAAGACTTTCCGGATAAATAATTCATCTAATCGGGAAGAATTCTACAGGAAGTTATTTAACATAATAGGAATTGTAATGTTTTGGAAACATCCGTAGTTGTGGACTGAGACTCAGATATTACATATGAAGTGACCAGAAGAAGGCGAGCACAATCAAATGATCCAACAAGTTTACAGTCCCTAACAACATGCAATGTAATAATTCCGGTCCATCATAATACGGGATACggaaataacattttaaaaaacaaaattagtgtCACGGAGGATAGTTATCTGTACCAATCTTAGGGGAAGTGCAACTAGACATGCAGTTCATATTATATTACCTGAACGGAAGCATACTTGGTGATGAGATTCGCTATCAGAGTACCATCAAATTTGGAGAATATGGGAATCTGCTTCCGATGGCGTCTGTTCGGCTTCGCTGGGTTGACCGTCATACACGTTCGACACATGCCCTCCACGGATTTCTGCTTGTGGTTCTTTCGATTTTTCATGGTGCAATATATTTCGTCCAGGCAAGCAACACTAATTctattttcgcaaatttaaCTGAGAAGCTGCAGGACTGTTGATTCCTAATCCACCGAGCGCGattgtaaataaataattttgacaCATCGGTGTCCCGTTTCCCGTTTCCCGTTACATCGATCGTGAAAAAGATCTCTGCGCGTGAGAAGGTAAACAGGCCTGAATGCGCGAATCCAAACATCCAAAGCAAATGAGTGCGTGAGTGCTGGGAGGGTTAGGGTGAAACGATTCACTGAGTCAAAGTTTGGTTAATATTTAGCAGACCCCAGACGAGAGATTGACAATACTTTTCTCATtaaacttttcttcaatattttctttGCATGGCTATAGCTGAGGAAATAGTAAGTTTTCTTGAAATAGCGGTATAACCCACAAAGCACGCACACACTCAACCGTCATCGACTACTGTGGCTGTGGGCAAACTGTGGGCAAAGATGAGgggaaatattgaaaagaatattaaacttttctgTTTTCCCTCAATAATTATTTCAATAATTGACGCTTGAACAGTTTTGAACAGTGCAATGTATTTTGGACCGCCAAACTCGCcgcctaatggaacgtacacacggtcaagcagtttgaccaacattgactccacctctcgtttatagaccagtgcatgatgacgtaggttgacagttcacagagcttttccACCGGGACTTAACCTCCGGcgaagcttccgataaaattgtttcgtcatcTTATTCGCATGTAAATGTTtgttgcgattgatttcatgctgaatacaaagaatatcactgaaatattcggatcacagctattttgaactaaaaatataaattttaattttcccttcatcgatttttcttctaacaccttgtaaacaagctctgtaagctgtcaaaataagtgaggttaagttagagtttgcattggtctattcaaacatccatcaagttttaccaacagcggcacgaacaatcaatttattcgaccaacaatatcacatacgaacgaccgaagcgccaacttgggCACCATATCTTTTTGAAGTAGCTCAGAATTTCTACTTTAGTGAGCGGTTGCTTGATGAAGAA
The nucleotide sequence above comes from Armigeres subalbatus isolate Guangzhou_Male chromosome 3, GZ_Asu_2, whole genome shotgun sequence. Encoded proteins:
- the LOC134225770 gene encoding zinc finger protein 585B-like isoform X2, translating into MAVCRTCMTNVEKRQQKLISIFSELDDALIANIIADHAGVEIDENDTLPTVICAECFETIKLLVAFIKTTRNSDSKLRKLFKEEIVPVDSRMETESPVEKSPKIKAEPLEQLVNETGNDPVPEIDFEIELDNDTDSDWKGTDEETKRTVKREKLGLKSKPKPRKRIAKPLPKKQPIQNEESQTLNEEEKLLFTVIEVSSGSHICCGCLHIFNTFQELDVHRQTLHAKREGNPSRPCKKKIVCDGCQRKYDSQRSVNFHKDRVQLLKTVWECNKCKLRFKVAGKRREHLRIHPEDEPVALIARVKETTKQEFGWVCCATKCGESFTNEQDLIEHSQGAHWIDKQEADLENPDLPEQCQVCFRRFADKRKIINHQRRKYKRLNYQCALCGLKFTTPDGLNMHDAKEHGGGSVFMCKICDKTFTRESTMIKHVNTIHTDEKPHQCTVCGMTFRQKSGLKIHMSNHVEVPQYKCEVCLKMFKAKLHLRYHMRTHTGERPYKCRFCDHAFANHTNFRRHEMTHTGEKPHKCSYCEKSFILKRTMLEHETTHTGKPFTRDERIKCEICEQRFGKSSSLVLHMASAHPDMIDVQSSDEDSNEKPITIPNVPVTIRVVSPAVPPPVTAVLQPVQQQMPTIINTAAVGTSPATVAVYNVVPSSAPGSYGTYILKF
- the LOC134225770 gene encoding zinc finger protein 91-like isoform X1 → MKNRKNHKQKSVEGMCRTCMTVNPAKPNRRHRKQIPIFSKFDGTLIANLITKYASVQIDENDTLPTVICAECFETIKLLVAFIKTTRNSDSKLRKLFKEEIVPVDSRMETESPVEKSPKIKAEPLEQLVNETGNDPVPEIDFEIELDNDTDSDWKGTDEETKRTVKREKLGLKSKPKPRKRIAKPLPKKQPIQNEESQTLNEEEKLLFTVIEVSSGSHICCGCLHIFNTFQELDVHRQTLHAKREGNPSRPCKKKIVCDGCQRKYDSQRSVNFHKDRVQLLKTVWECNKCKLRFKVAGKRREHLRIHPEDEPVALIARVKETTKQEFGWVCCATKCGESFTNEQDLIEHSQGAHWIDKQEADLENPDLPEQCQVCFRRFADKRKIINHQRRKYKRLNYQCALCGLKFTTPDGLNMHDAKEHGGGSVFMCKICDKTFTRESTMIKHVNTIHTDEKPHQCTVCGMTFRQKSGLKIHMSNHVEVPQYKCEVCLKMFKAKLHLRYHMRTHTGERPYKCRFCDHAFANHTNFRRHEMTHTGEKPHKCSYCEKSFILKRTMLEHETTHTGKPFTRDERIKCEICEQRFGKSSSLVLHMASAHPDMIDVQSSDEDSNEKPITIPNVPVTIRVVSPAVPPPVTAVLQPVQQQMPTIINTAAVGTSPATVAVYNVVPSSAPGSYGTYILKF